Genomic DNA from Gemmatimonadota bacterium:
TCTGGACCGCGTCCTCAGCTGGCTGGAGCGCGAGGAGCCCGACGCGCTCTGTCTCCAGGAGACCAAGATCCCGGATGACCAGTTTCCTTCTGAGGCCGTCCAGGAGGTCGGATATCACGCCGTCGTCCACGGCCAGAAGGCCTACAACGGTGTGGCCATCCTGAGCCGTCGCGAGCCCGTCGCAGTCGAGCGCGGGCTGCCTGGTGACGACGCGGATGCCGAAGCACGGCTCATCGCCGCGAACATCGGCGGCGTGCGGGTGATCAGCGCCTACTTCCCCAACGGCCAGATGGTGGGCACCGATCGCTACCAGGATAAGCTGCGTTGGATGGACCGGCTGCGGGAGCACCTGCAGTCCTCCCACACGCTCGGCCAGCGTCTGATCCTCGCTGGTGACTTCAACGTGGCTCCCACGGATGCGGACGTGGCTCATCCCGACCGGTGGGGAGGCAGCGTGCTCTGTCACCACGAAGCCCGCCGGGCGCTGGCCCGTTTCGAGGATTGGGGGCTCGTCGATGTCGTCGCGGCGCAGCGTCCGCAAGACAACTGGTTCACGTGGTGGGACTATCAACGACTTGCCTTTCCGAAGAACGATGGCCTCAGAATCGACCACGTCTTCTGTACCCCTCCGCTCGCCCGGGTGGTGGCGGAGGTGCGCGTCGATCGGGATGCCCGCAAGAAGCTGGATTTCGAGTCCAAGCCTTCTGATCACGCACCGGTGATCGTGCGCTTCAAGTCCTGACCCCACCGGGCGCCCACCCCCTCGCAGCACAGCGTTCTCCCGGCCGTCGCCGTTCACTGTGCCCGCTCACGGGATTGCGTCGCTCGATCCGGTTTCACGGATTTAGAAAGAACAAAATCCGGCCGAGGACCTTTCCTCTCCGCCCCCGTAGTCTCCCACCTGACAGACCGGGGGCCTGGATCTCGTGACCTTGGATTCAGCCGTCATCCCCGGTGACGGTGGTTTGATTCTGGAAGTGAGGAGGTCTTATGTCGTCCGCGCTAACCTTCTCGCGTCTGGGCCGCTTTGCGACGCTTTTCGCCTTCCTCGGAATCGCGGCCTGCGGTTCCGATGAAACCGGACCCCTGCTGGAGTCCGTGTCCGAACTCAGAATCGATGTATCGACGACCACAGTGGCCGCCGGGACCTCGATCCCGATCGTCGCCAATGCGATCTATTCGTCTGGCCGCGTTGAAGAAATGGCCGCCCAATGGTCCTCGACCGACGCTCTGTGCGCTACGGTCGTCGACGGGCAACTCGTCGCGCTCCACTCCGGCACCGTCACGCTGACGGCGCAGGCCGGAAGTCGCGCCGCTACCAAGCAAATCGTCATCACCCCGTACGGTCGGGAGATTGGACCGGCTGGAGGAGAACTCCAATCCCTGGATGACCGCGCCGACATCCAGGTCCCGTCAGGCGCCTTGAACCAAACGGTATTCGTCTCGGCCGAGTGGTCGTTCCCGACGGAATACCAGTCCCAGGGTGTCGTCGCCGGATCCGCCTATACGATCCGGTTCGGTGACGCCGTCTTGCAGAACCCTGTTCGCGTGCGCCTGCGCTATGAGCCTTCGAACCTCGGTCCCGATGCCAAGCCGGTCTTCCTGCGGCTGCACCGTTGGACGGGTCAGGCCTGGGCGCCCATCCCCGGCGGCATGGCCGACACGAATGGCCACTTCGCCGAGGGGATGGTCAGTGAATCGGGCGTCTACGGCGTCATGGAGATCGTCCCGCCCGTCGACCACATCGTGGTCGAGATCAGCGAGGGCCTGCTCCATGTCGGTGACGCCACGCAGCTGACCGTCACGCTCTACAACGTCCTCGGTGAGGTGCTCGAGGGGCGCGAGATCCACTTCTCGTCCTCGGATGCCAGGATCGCCACGGTTCAGTCCGATGGCTTCGTCGAAGCCAAGGGGCCGGGCGTGGCACACCTCTCCGTCGCCTCCGAAGGTGTGTCGGTCGAGGTGTCGCTCGAGGTCGTGACTGCCGTTCTGTACGTCTCGCTCACTCCGGCGAGCCTCGAGTTGCTGCCGGGTCAAAGCATCCAACTCAGCGCCGCCGTACGCGACGGAGCCGGCAAGCTGACCGCTCCGCCACTGACCTGGTTCACGATGGACGACAAGGTGGCCAAGGTCAGCGAGTCCGGACGGGTGACCGCTCTGGCACCCGGTGAGACCCGGATCGGTGTCGTCGCCAATGGCGTCCGCGGCTGGGCGTCGGTCAGGGTCATCAAACCGGCCATCTCGGTGGCGAGCGTCGAGATCACCTCGGCGTCCCTGACCGTCGAGAAGGGTGACGTCATCCATCTGACGGCCATCCTTCGCGATCAGGCCGGTAACGTGCTGCACGACCGCCTGGTCGTGTGGAGCACGTCGCACCACGACATCGGTGAGCCTCTGAGCACCGAGGGCTACGAGGTCGACTTCAAGGCCTGGAACGTCGGAACGTTCGTGGCGACCGCCACCAGCGAAGGCGTATCCGGCTCGCTCGAGATCACGGTGATTCCAGCGACGGTGCCCACCATCGTCGTGGACCCGGCGGTCTGGACTGGCCATCCCGGAGAGGAGGTCGTCCTCGTCGCCGAGGTCCATGACGGCAACGGGAACCCGGTTCCGGGTCAGCAGTTCACGTTCACCAGCAGCGATCCCTCCGTCGCGTCTGTAGACGGCACGGGCACGGTGCGGGCCCATAAGGCCGGTTCCGCGGTGATCACGGTGACGAACGGAACGCTGAGCACCACCGTGAAGATCACCGTTGCCACGCCTGGTGGAGGCGGTGGCGAGCCGCCCGAAGAGGGATACGGAAACAACCTGTCCTGGCCTGTCGTCTTCTCCGAAGGATACGGGATCACCGGCCTTCCGGTGAGTCAGGACCCAGGCGTCCGGCCCACGCCCGCTGAGGGCATCACGGTCGGGCCGCTTCCGTTCTTCGCTCCGGGCAACGTCTCCGACTACAACCAGGGTGGCGTCCCGTTCTATCAGCAGCAGACCTCCAACACCTGGCGAGCCAGCTGGTTGGACGGCTCGACCAGCGCGCAGGCAGTGGAAGCCAAGTGGGGTGACAACCTCACACACCAGACCTGGAATGCGAACTCGGTCGTACGGATCGAGCACACCCTGACGTCGCTGACGGTGCCGGAGTTGCCGGGCTACACCATGGCCTACCTCTATGGCAGCGGGCCCGACGAGATGCAGGGCACGGACGCCAATGTCGGGTCCTTCATTCCAACCGTCTACTCGGTGATGCCACGCCTCATCATCGAGCGGCTCGATGACGTCACACACACGCCGGTCGCTGAGGTGTTCAACGGCTCCATCGCCGATGGACTCGGGCAGGATGGCCCGGGCTTCTACAGCGCCGAAGTCAACGTGGCCGGCAAGATCGTCTACGGCTACAACTTCTTCCTGCGGAACGTCAATCTTCCAGGGAACCTGGCCAAGGACGGCTGGTGGCGCATCACGTTCGTGTTGGACAGCCAGGCCAACCTGGGTACCGGGTACATGGTGACCGGCAACACGGC
This window encodes:
- the xth gene encoding exodeoxyribonuclease III, which produces MSFKVATWNINSIKVRLDRVLSWLEREEPDALCLQETKIPDDQFPSEAVQEVGYHAVVHGQKAYNGVAILSRREPVAVERGLPGDDADAEARLIAANIGGVRVISAYFPNGQMVGTDRYQDKLRWMDRLREHLQSSHTLGQRLILAGDFNVAPTDADVAHPDRWGGSVLCHHEARRALARFEDWGLVDVVAAQRPQDNWFTWWDYQRLAFPKNDGLRIDHVFCTPPLARVVAEVRVDRDARKKLDFESKPSDHAPVIVRFKS
- a CDS encoding Ig-like domain-containing protein — translated: MSSALTFSRLGRFATLFAFLGIAACGSDETGPLLESVSELRIDVSTTTVAAGTSIPIVANAIYSSGRVEEMAAQWSSTDALCATVVDGQLVALHSGTVTLTAQAGSRAATKQIVITPYGREIGPAGGELQSLDDRADIQVPSGALNQTVFVSAEWSFPTEYQSQGVVAGSAYTIRFGDAVLQNPVRVRLRYEPSNLGPDAKPVFLRLHRWTGQAWAPIPGGMADTNGHFAEGMVSESGVYGVMEIVPPVDHIVVEISEGLLHVGDATQLTVTLYNVLGEVLEGREIHFSSSDARIATVQSDGFVEAKGPGVAHLSVASEGVSVEVSLEVVTAVLYVSLTPASLELLPGQSIQLSAAVRDGAGKLTAPPLTWFTMDDKVAKVSESGRVTALAPGETRIGVVANGVRGWASVRVIKPAISVASVEITSASLTVEKGDVIHLTAILRDQAGNVLHDRLVVWSTSHHDIGEPLSTEGYEVDFKAWNVGTFVATATSEGVSGSLEITVIPATVPTIVVDPAVWTGHPGEEVVLVAEVHDGNGNPVPGQQFTFTSSDPSVASVDGTGTVRAHKAGSAVITVTNGTLSTTVKITVATPGGGGGEPPEEGYGNNLSWPVVFSEGYGITGLPVSQDPGVRPTPAEGITVGPLPFFAPGNVSDYNQGGVPFYQQQTSNTWRASWLDGSTSAQAVEAKWGDNLTHQTWNANSVVRIEHTLTSLTVPELPGYTMAYLYGSGPDEMQGTDANVGSFIPTVYSVMPRLIIERLDDVTHTPVAEVFNGSIADGLGQDGPGFYSAEVNVAGKIVYGYNFFLRNVNLPGNLAKDGWWRITFVLDSQANLGTGYMVTGNTAITSVVDEGNTALLYPPAFDAQGNKTWLDVYVSASSGGGGGGGGQHGPPAKVNVTPASGSVHVGESLALTVEVLDPNGIPLTEPVYWSSSDPGIAEVDNSGNVTGKATGSVVITAMSGGIKGTASISVTQPGGGGPGGPGGEPPEEGYGNNLSWPVIFAEGLGITGLPVGSDPGVRPTAAEGITVPSNAAFFWSGNVPDFEVGGVQYYQQKSANTWRAQWADGSAAGLQSAEVDWGDNLTHHTWNTHSIIRIEHTLVAWQSAAAAGFNMAYLSGTGPSELQGTDGSMGSFVPTIYSVAPRLKIEKLDNTTLQPLFTAYEGTIADGLGQDGPGYYNAEVNVAGKIIYGYNFFLRDVTLPPNEHRYGWWRITFSIDDFAMVGGASVAHNVSLDACGEAQDPTLIYVPVLDPNGRFTYLDIWVDQAGGGGGGGSGGGGGGGGGGGSGGGSCGGGGQH